A window from Actinomycetota bacterium encodes these proteins:
- a CDS encoding sensor histidine kinase: protein MPSRPRLQVLHGAGVVGPREARAYSTDGAAGLVSVGRGLAFAVAAVLEISGRNASGTRMILFAAVGVHAAVRMARRRPRGSMAWVDAVLAAALLATTGGPASSWSAYGEVTLLGVGFGLGPGGGALAGALVAAASAPAAVEHFSVRLGSPLEAGTWFVLFPVIGMAGGMAARIWRAGGPDGERAVADANRVLGDLYRLARTMPVGLEAGTVAQDALAVARERLRATAGVFLTTHDGVASVEAAFGVAAAERVATASVARLSSAGASILDVAELGPLAAMALAPHRCWSSAPVRRGGETLGVLLVACPDHDRHDRVLSGVCELAEDASIGMQNAVLFRRLRELSVDEERTRIAGELHDGVAQALTHLRFELEAMARGATSDSAVVRGEVLRLAGVAERALGDVRSTVHGLRSSLAGGLVHALSAYTAELRGGGGPEIAFEAAGEVWLDPAAEAEVFRIGQEALSNALRHAGAHHVWVSLTASDTEVRLIVEDDGRGMPDIGRPESAAGGVGLAGMRERAEHIGARLAITPRVAGGTRVSLVCGAVRGGVR, encoded by the coding sequence GTGCCGTCGCGACCGCGTCTGCAGGTCTTGCACGGCGCCGGCGTCGTCGGCCCGCGCGAGGCGCGCGCCTATTCGACCGACGGGGCTGCCGGGTTGGTCTCGGTTGGCCGCGGGTTGGCGTTCGCGGTGGCGGCGGTGCTGGAGATCTCGGGTCGCAATGCGTCCGGCACACGGATGATCTTGTTCGCAGCCGTCGGAGTTCATGCGGCCGTCCGAATGGCCCGGCGACGTCCCCGCGGCTCGATGGCGTGGGTCGACGCCGTGCTCGCCGCCGCGCTGCTGGCGACGACGGGTGGTCCGGCGAGTTCATGGTCCGCCTATGGAGAGGTCACGCTGCTCGGCGTGGGGTTCGGGCTCGGCCCGGGCGGAGGAGCGCTGGCCGGCGCGCTCGTCGCGGCCGCTTCAGCCCCCGCGGCCGTCGAGCACTTCAGTGTTCGTCTCGGCTCTCCACTTGAAGCCGGGACCTGGTTCGTGCTGTTCCCCGTGATTGGGATGGCCGGTGGGATGGCCGCGCGCATCTGGCGCGCGGGAGGTCCCGACGGCGAGCGCGCGGTCGCCGATGCGAACCGTGTTCTCGGAGACTTGTATCGCCTTGCGCGCACGATGCCGGTGGGTCTGGAGGCGGGCACGGTCGCGCAGGACGCGCTCGCCGTCGCGCGGGAGCGTTTGCGCGCGACGGCCGGGGTGTTCTTGACCACTCACGACGGCGTTGCGTCGGTCGAAGCGGCCTTTGGTGTCGCGGCCGCCGAGCGCGTCGCCACGGCATCGGTCGCTCGGTTGTCGTCGGCCGGCGCCTCGATCCTGGATGTCGCCGAGCTGGGACCGCTCGCCGCGATGGCGCTCGCACCGCACCGTTGTTGGTCGTCGGCGCCGGTGCGCCGGGGCGGGGAGACTCTGGGTGTACTGCTTGTGGCGTGCCCCGACCACGACCGGCACGACCGCGTGCTCTCCGGTGTGTGTGAACTCGCCGAGGACGCGTCGATCGGCATGCAAAACGCAGTGCTGTTCCGACGGCTCCGTGAGTTGTCGGTGGACGAGGAGCGCACCCGCATCGCCGGGGAACTCCACGACGGCGTGGCTCAGGCGTTGACGCATTTGCGCTTCGAGTTGGAAGCGATGGCGCGTGGCGCGACTTCGGATTCGGCCGTGGTGCGCGGGGAGGTGCTGCGGCTGGCCGGCGTTGCGGAGCGCGCGCTGGGAGATGTTCGCTCCACCGTGCACGGTTTGCGGTCGTCGCTTGCCGGAGGCCTGGTGCATGCGCTGTCCGCGTACACGGCCGAACTGCGCGGCGGCGGAGGACCGGAGATCGCTTTTGAGGCGGCGGGCGAGGTGTGGCTTGATCCTGCTGCGGAGGCTGAGGTCTTCCGCATCGGACAGGAAGCGCTGTCGAATGCGCTGCGCCACGCGGGAGCCCACCATGTGTGGGTGTCGCTCACGGCGTCGGACACCGAAGTGCGCTTGATCGTTGAGGACGACGGCCGTGGGATGCCGGACATTGGGCGCCCCGAATCCGCGGCCGGCGGCGTCGGGCTGGCGGGAATGCGCGAGCGGGCCGAGCACATCGGCGCGCGCCTTGCGATTACGCCGAGAGTTGCCGGAGGAACGCGAGTGTCACTGGTGTGCGGTGCAGTCCGCGGAGGGGTCCGGTGA
- a CDS encoding pitrilysin family protein: MTVLVPNRPAPGIPRPFRFPEFSRTTLDGGLTLITCDIPGRPLISAHLTMEAGAAQEVPERGGVAALAAAALTEGTESKDATAFAEAVERLGAEIDARSGWETIVASARVPASRIGPVLELLAATVRLPRFPENEIERLKQERLNEIRQAYANPMRRAMIAFMGAAYTGESLYGRPQGGTFETVGPLGKSEVAAHYATYATPGSATLVVAGDLAGTGINDLAAQLFADWRAPEAARRSAVAEGTAAPTSVLVIDRPGAVQSNIVLGHVGIARNAPDYNAVELMAHALGGSFNSRMNMRLREEKGYTYGSSAMFDPRRGTGPFLALAPVERSVTTDAVADMLGVIRSVAAEGLRQEELDAARDYQSGIFALRFETPEAIASGIDEILTYRLADDYFDTYGRTLQSLTLDDLDAAARAHLDPDHTSIVVVGDAEAVVPELERAAFGPVTVTKDELPE, translated from the coding sequence ATGACCGTGCTCGTTCCCAACCGGCCGGCCCCGGGAATCCCCCGCCCGTTCCGCTTTCCCGAGTTCAGCCGGACCACGCTCGACGGCGGGCTAACCCTGATCACGTGCGACATCCCGGGACGTCCGCTGATCTCGGCACACCTGACCATGGAGGCCGGAGCGGCACAGGAAGTGCCCGAGCGAGGCGGCGTCGCCGCGCTCGCAGCGGCTGCGCTCACCGAGGGCACCGAGAGCAAGGACGCCACCGCATTCGCCGAAGCAGTCGAACGACTCGGCGCCGAAATCGACGCACGGAGCGGGTGGGAGACGATCGTCGCGTCGGCGCGGGTACCCGCGAGCCGAATCGGACCAGTCCTGGAGTTGCTGGCTGCGACGGTGCGCCTCCCCCGCTTCCCCGAGAACGAGATCGAGCGACTCAAGCAGGAACGGCTGAACGAGATCCGCCAGGCTTACGCGAACCCGATGCGGCGCGCGATGATCGCATTCATGGGAGCCGCCTACACCGGGGAATCGCTTTACGGACGGCCGCAAGGCGGCACGTTTGAAACCGTCGGCCCACTCGGAAAGAGCGAGGTCGCAGCGCACTACGCAACCTACGCGACGCCGGGATCAGCAACCCTGGTGGTTGCCGGAGACCTCGCCGGTACCGGGATCAACGACCTCGCGGCACAGTTGTTTGCGGACTGGCGCGCGCCCGAAGCCGCACGCCGTAGCGCGGTCGCCGAGGGGACCGCCGCACCGACGTCGGTCTTGGTGATCGACCGGCCTGGAGCGGTGCAGTCCAACATCGTGCTCGGTCACGTCGGCATCGCGCGCAACGCACCCGACTACAACGCGGTCGAGTTGATGGCCCACGCGCTGGGCGGCTCCTTCAACTCGCGGATGAACATGCGACTGCGCGAGGAGAAGGGCTACACCTACGGATCGAGCGCCATGTTCGATCCTCGGCGGGGAACCGGGCCGTTTCTGGCGCTGGCTCCCGTCGAGCGGTCGGTGACCACGGACGCCGTCGCCGACATGCTCGGAGTCATCCGGTCCGTGGCCGCCGAAGGCCTGAGGCAAGAGGAACTGGATGCCGCCCGGGACTACCAGAGCGGGATCTTCGCATTGCGTTTCGAAACACCCGAGGCGATCGCGTCGGGGATCGACGAGATACTCACCTACCGTCTGGCCGACGACTACTTCGACACCTACGGCCGCACATTGCAGTCGTTGACGCTCGACGACCTCGACGCGGCGGCGCGCGCGCACCTGGACCCCGACCACACCTCGATCGTCGTCGTCGGCGACGCCGAGGCCGTCGTCCCGGAACTCGAACGCGCGGCCTTCGGCCCCGTGACGGTCACCAAGGACGAACTCCCGGAGTAG
- a CDS encoding ribonuclease HI family protein, giving the protein MTQQDLFGESLEELLIYCDGGSRGNPGPAALGVSIQDPSGTEIEGVGETLGTQTNNFAEYSAVIRALGRAAELGARRVKIRTDSQLLVQQLRGVYKVKSANLRPLFEQARAAACRFEKVVFEHVPREQNVRADELVNLALDAKS; this is encoded by the coding sequence GTGACACAGCAAGACCTGTTCGGCGAGTCCCTCGAGGAGTTGCTCATCTACTGCGACGGCGGCTCGCGCGGCAATCCCGGCCCGGCGGCGCTCGGAGTGTCGATCCAAGATCCCAGCGGGACCGAGATCGAGGGGGTCGGCGAGACGCTCGGGACCCAAACTAACAATTTTGCGGAGTATTCCGCCGTAATTCGTGCCTTGGGGCGCGCGGCAGAACTCGGCGCGCGGCGCGTGAAGATCCGCACGGACTCCCAATTGCTCGTTCAGCAGTTGCGCGGCGTGTACAAGGTCAAGAGCGCGAACCTGCGTCCCTTGTTCGAGCAGGCGCGCGCTGCGGCGTGCCGCTTCGAGAAGGTCGTATTCGAGCACGTCCCGCGAGAGCAAAACGTGCGCGCCGACGAACTGGTGAACCTCGCGCTCGACGCGAAAAGCTGA
- a CDS encoding pitrilysin family protein, which yields MPDTPTIAFTDEHLDNGLRLILAEDHLAPVVAVNLWYDVGSKHEEPDKTGLAHLFEHMMFQGSRNVAKGEHFKFIEAAGGALNASTWLHRTNYFESGPSACLELFLWLEADRMGGLLDALGQETLDNQRDVVKNEKRQRYDDAPYGNWWPALIERLFPHGHPYHHPTIGSMQDLDAATVDDCHAFFEHHYAPNNAVLTLAGDFDPEQARAWVREYFGGIPANMSLRPAPAVPNPAPLQGPVRDVLPDRVPLTRMFAGYRSPPAGTREADAIEVAAAILSLGGGASSKGTRLYRELVREKRLAQDVEFWTMEFETVSVAGGSATLRPGVAVEDLEAEFFGIVEGLAESITEDEIDRARAGLEHTIIRSRLLRASSRADWLSECATMFGDPGRVNDRIPDLLSVGTAEVAEAARNVFRPENRVEIVFVPEEAAK from the coding sequence ATGCCCGATACCCCGACCATCGCCTTCACCGACGAACATCTGGACAACGGCCTGCGACTAATTCTGGCCGAGGACCACCTCGCACCGGTCGTCGCAGTGAACCTCTGGTACGACGTCGGGTCAAAGCATGAAGAACCCGACAAGACCGGACTCGCGCACTTGTTCGAGCACATGATGTTCCAGGGTTCTCGCAATGTCGCCAAGGGCGAGCACTTCAAGTTCATCGAAGCCGCCGGCGGGGCGCTAAACGCCTCCACGTGGCTGCACCGAACCAACTACTTCGAGTCGGGGCCCTCCGCGTGCCTGGAGTTGTTCCTTTGGCTGGAAGCCGACCGAATGGGCGGCCTCCTCGACGCGCTCGGCCAGGAGACTCTCGACAACCAGCGTGACGTCGTCAAGAACGAAAAGCGCCAGCGCTACGACGACGCGCCGTACGGGAACTGGTGGCCGGCGCTGATCGAGCGCTTGTTCCCCCACGGACATCCCTACCACCACCCCACGATCGGTTCCATGCAGGACCTCGACGCGGCAACCGTCGACGACTGCCATGCGTTCTTCGAGCACCACTACGCACCGAACAACGCCGTGCTGACTCTCGCCGGGGACTTCGATCCGGAACAGGCGCGCGCCTGGGTCCGCGAGTACTTCGGTGGCATTCCGGCCAACATGTCGCTGCGCCCGGCTCCGGCGGTCCCCAATCCTGCGCCGCTCCAAGGACCTGTACGTGACGTCCTTCCCGATCGCGTACCGCTGACACGGATGTTTGCCGGGTACCGCTCCCCGCCGGCCGGCACTCGCGAAGCCGATGCGATCGAAGTCGCCGCAGCGATCCTGTCCCTGGGCGGCGGGGCCTCGTCCAAGGGCACACGCCTGTACCGCGAACTCGTTCGCGAGAAGCGCCTGGCCCAGGATGTTGAGTTCTGGACGATGGAGTTCGAGACCGTCTCGGTCGCCGGCGGATCCGCCACACTGCGTCCCGGTGTCGCAGTGGAAGACCTTGAGGCGGAGTTCTTTGGGATCGTCGAGGGACTCGCCGAGAGCATCACCGAGGACGAGATAGACCGAGCGCGCGCCGGCCTCGAGCACACCATCATCCGCAGCCGATTGCTGCGCGCGTCCTCCCGCGCCGATTGGCTGAGCGAGTGCGCCACGATGTTCGGAGACCCCGGCCGCGTAAACGACCGAATCCCCGACCTGCTCAGCGTCGGCACCGCGGAGGTCGCCGAAGCCGCGCGCAATGTGTTTCGTCCCGAGAACCGCGTCGAGATCGTGTTCGTTCCCGAGGAGGCCGCCAAATGA
- a CDS encoding YceI family protein, which produces MTKPLRNLDGIEVPAVGIWKLDPAHSVLSFSARHLMVAKVRGQFDRFQGTVTIGDRPEDTSIDVTIEAAGITTNQEQRDEHLRSADFLDVERYRSLTFRSTSTERSGDRTLRVTGDLTIRDTTRPVTLDVTYEGAASPPWGGVAAGFSAVAELDREEFGMTWNQALEAGGFLVGKKVRIEIEAELVPSE; this is translated from the coding sequence ATGACGAAGCCGTTGCGAAACCTGGACGGAATCGAGGTGCCGGCCGTCGGAATCTGGAAACTGGATCCCGCTCACTCGGTGCTGTCGTTCTCAGCCCGCCACTTGATGGTCGCGAAGGTTCGCGGGCAATTCGACCGTTTCCAGGGAACCGTCACCATCGGGGATCGCCCCGAGGACACCTCGATCGACGTCACGATCGAGGCCGCCGGCATCACGACGAACCAGGAGCAGCGCGACGAACATCTGCGCTCCGCCGACTTCCTGGACGTAGAGCGCTACAGATCTCTGACCTTCCGCAGCACCTCGACCGAGCGCTCGGGTGACCGCACCTTGCGCGTTACCGGCGATCTCACGATTCGCGACACCACGCGTCCGGTAACGCTCGACGTGACCTACGAGGGTGCCGCATCACCGCCGTGGGGCGGCGTCGCGGCGGGATTCTCCGCTGTTGCGGAGTTGGATCGCGAGGAGTTCGGAATGACGTGGAATCAGGCACTGGAAGCCGGCGGGTTCCTCGTCGGCAAAAAGGTGCGGATCGAGATCGAGGCGGAACTCGTCCCGAGCGAGTAG
- a CDS encoding C4-type zinc ribbon domain-containing protein — MESITRESLRPLLDLQRIDTASDRLVQRRTDLPEQAELDELTQQRDEIADARVERQTELDAVSREQARIEVEVEQIDGKIQHEQARLYSGEVTNAKELSNIQAELDSLRRRKAHLEDGELEVMERREAVEAEVAALTASFESVEAGVADATARRDTASVDIEKQLAEFAAERAALQPTVHPEILELYDDARSKRGGVAVAALDKGVCRGCNLPLSPMAREEIRVGDDPLVRCENCRRLLVVV; from the coding sequence GTGGAAAGCATCACGCGCGAGTCCCTCCGACCGTTATTGGATCTACAGCGCATCGACACCGCCTCCGACCGGCTGGTGCAGCGCCGAACCGATCTCCCCGAGCAGGCCGAACTGGATGAACTGACGCAGCAGCGCGATGAGATCGCCGATGCGCGCGTCGAGCGGCAGACCGAGCTGGATGCGGTGTCGCGCGAGCAGGCTCGCATCGAGGTGGAGGTCGAGCAGATCGACGGCAAGATCCAGCACGAGCAGGCCAGGCTGTACTCCGGCGAGGTCACCAACGCTAAGGAGTTGTCCAACATCCAGGCGGAGTTGGACTCGCTGCGCCGGCGAAAGGCGCACCTCGAGGACGGAGAGCTGGAGGTCATGGAGCGCCGGGAGGCTGTGGAAGCTGAGGTTGCCGCGCTGACCGCGTCCTTCGAGAGCGTCGAGGCGGGAGTCGCGGACGCGACTGCGCGTCGTGACACCGCATCCGTCGATATCGAGAAGCAACTGGCGGAGTTCGCTGCGGAACGTGCCGCGTTGCAGCCCACCGTGCATCCCGAAATCCTCGAGTTGTACGACGACGCGCGCTCCAAGCGCGGAGGGGTTGCAGTGGCGGCCCTGGACAAGGGCGTGTGTCGCGGGTGCAATCTGCCGCTGTCGCCGATGGCGCGCGAGGAGATCCGCGTCGGAGACGACCCTCTTGTGCGCTGCGAGAACTGTCGTCGTTTGCTGGTCGTGGTGTGA